One Molothrus ater isolate BHLD 08-10-18 breed brown headed cowbird chromosome 14, BPBGC_Mater_1.1, whole genome shotgun sequence DNA segment encodes these proteins:
- the LOC118698561 gene encoding H(+)/Cl(-) exchange transporter 5 isoform X3 encodes MDQKGFRRGSFQSATSDEDMLEIAGASMDFSMADDDPPLDREMGGSLAGLIDISAHWMTDLKEGVCLAGFWFNHEHCCWKSNTTFTDRDKCPEWKSWSQLILGHGEGAFAYILNYLMYVIWALMFSLLAVLLVKGFAPYACGSGIPEIKTILSGFIIRGYLGKWTLVIKTVTLVLAVSSGLSLGKEGPLVHVACCCGNILCHLFTKYRKNEAKRREVLSAAAAAGVSVAFGAPIGGVLFSLEEVSYYFPLKTLWRSFFAALVAAFTLRSINPFGNSRLVLFYVEFHMPWHLLELVPFILLGIFGGLWGAFFIRSNIAWCRRRKTTRLGKYPVLEVIVVTAITAILAFPNEYTRMSTSELISELFNDCGILDSSKLCEYVNDFNSTKGDDLPDRAAGPGVYTAMWQLALALIMKVFITIFTFGMKVPSGLFIPSMAVGAIAGRLLGVAVEQLAFYHHDWAIFSGWCSPGADCITPGLYAMVGAAACLGGVTRMTVSLVVIMFELTGGLEYIVPLMAAAMTSKWVADAIGREGIYDAHIRLNGYPFLEAKEEFSHKTRAMDVMRPRKSDPPLTVITQDTMTVEDVETIVTSTTYSGYPVVVSRASQRLVGFVLRRDLIISIENARKKQDGIVSTSIICFTDYCPPLPPSSPSVLKLRSILDLSPFTVTDETPMEIVVDIFRKLGLRQCLVTHNGKLLGIITKKDVLKHIAQMANQDPDSILFN; translated from the exons ATGGATCAGAAGGGCTTTCGTCGGGGGAGCTTCCAGAGTGCCACCAGCGATGAGGATATGCTGGAAATAGCTGGAGCATCCATGGATTTCTCCATGGCCGACGATGACCCGCCACTCGACAGGGAGATGGGAG GTTCCTTGGCAGGTCTGATCGACATCTCTGCCCACTGGATGACAGATCTGAAGGAAGGAGTGTGTTTGGCAGGGTTCTGGTTCAACCAtgagcactgctgctggaaatccAACACCACCTTCACCGACAGGGACAAGTGTCCTGAGTGGAAGAGCTGGTCCCAGCTGATCCTTGGCCATGGAGAG GGGGCCTTTGCATATATCCTCAACTACTTAATGTATGTTATCTGGGCCTTGATGTTCTCCCtccttgctgtgctcctggtgAAGGGCTTTGCTCCCTATGCCTGTGGCTCAGGGATCCCAGAG ATCAAAACTATCTTAAGTGGTTTCATCATTAGAGGCTACCTGGGCAAGTGGACGCTGGTCATCAAAACCGTCACCCTAGTGCTGGCCGTGTCCTCGGGGCTgagcctgggcaaggagggGCCCCTGGTCCACGTggcctgctgctgtgggaacaTCCTGTGCCACCTCTTCACCAAGTACCGCAAGAACGAGGCCAAGCGCAGGGAG gtgctgtcagcagctgctgccgccGGTGTGTCTGTGGCTTTTGGAGCTCCCATTGGAGGAGTgctcttcagcctggaggag gTGAGTTACTACTTCCCTCTGAAGACCCTCTGGCGTTCCTTCTTCGCTGCACTGGTTGCTGCCTTCACCCTGCGCTCCATCAACCCCTTTGGCAACAGCCGCCTCGTGCTCTTCTATGTGGAGTTCCACATGCCATGGcatctgctggagctggtgcccTTCATCCTGCTGGGAATATTTGGTGGGCTCTGGGGAGCTTTCTTCATCCGCAGCAACATTGCCTGGTGCAGGCGGCGCAAGACGACGCGTCTGGGCAAGTACCCGGTTCTGGAGGTGATCGTGGTGACGGCCATCACAGCCATCCTGGCCTTCCCCAACGAATACACCAGGATGAGCACCAGCGAGCTGATCTCGGAGCTCTTCAATGACTGTGGGATTTTGGACTCGTCCAAGCTCTGCGAGTACGTGAACGATTTCAACAGCACCAAGGGGGATGATCTGCCTGACCGCGCCGCTGGCCCTGGCGTGTACACAGCCATGTGGCAGCTGGCACTGGCCCTCATCATGAAGGTCTTCATCACAATCTTCACCTTTGGCATGAAG GTGCCCTCAGGGCTCTTCATCCCCAGCATGGCCGTGGGGGCCATCGCAGGCCGGCTGCTGGGGGttgctgtggagcagctggcCTTCTACCACCATGACTGGGCCATCTTCAGCGGCTGGTGCAGCCCGGGGGCTGACTGCATCACCCCCGGCCTCTACGCCATGGTGGGCGCTGCCGCCTGTCTGG GGGGGGTGACCCGGATGACCGTGTCGCTGGTGGTCATCATGTTCGAGCTCACCGGGGGGCTGGAGTACATCGTGCCCCTGATGGCAGCAGCCATGACCAGCAAGTGGGTGGCCGACGCCATCGGCCGCGAGGGGATCTACGATGCCCACATCCGCCTCAACGGGTACCCCTTCCTGGAGGCCAAGGAGGAGTTCTCGCACAAGACACGGGCCATGGACGTGATGCGGCCGCGCAAGAGTGACCCTCCCCTGACAGTCATCACGCAGGACACCATGACCGTGGAGGACGTGGAGACCATCGTCACCAGCACCACCTACAGCGGCTACCCCGTGGTGGTGTCCCGGGCATCCCAGCGCCTGGTGGGGTTTGTCCTCAGGAGAGATCTCATCATTTCCATCG aaaATGCCCGGAAGAAGCAGGATGGGATCGTGAGCACCTCAATTATTTGTTTCACTGACTACTGTCCCCCCCTGCCTCCGAGCTCCCCATCTGTGCTGAAGCTCAGGAGCATCCTGGACCTCAGTCCCTTCACGGTGACAGACGAGACGCCCATGGAGATCGTGGTGGACATTTTCCGCAAGCTGGGATTGCGCCAGTGCCTGGTCACTCACAACGG gaaGCTGCTGGGGATCATTACCAAAAAGGATGTACTAAAGCACATTGCACAGATGGCCAACCAGGACCCCGATTCCATCCTCTTCAACTAG
- the LOC118698501 gene encoding regulator of cell cycle RGCC-like translates to MAEELSELLREFDEVMEDFDRGPASQYQQHLEELKRKAGQSVYDSGIDELESASTSPGSSLNSSEEHLNSPADTYPTKAKLGDTQELEEFIADLDKALEEM, encoded by the exons ATGGCTGAGGAGCTCagtgagctgctgagggagtTTGACGAGGTCATGGAGGACTTTGACCGGGGCCCTGCAAGTCAGtaccagcagcacctggaggagCTGAAGAGGAAAGCGGGACAGAGTGTGTATGACAGTGGCATCGATGAGCTGGAGA GTGCCAGCACGTCCCCAGGAAGCAGCCTCAACTCCAGTGAGGAGCACCTCAACAGCCCAGCTGACACTTATCCCACTAAAG CAAAGCTTGGAGACAcgcaggagctggaggagttCATTGCAGACCTGGATAAAGCCTTGGAAG AGatgtga
- the LOC118698561 gene encoding H(+)/Cl(-) exchange transporter 5 isoform X1: MDQKGFRRGSFQSATSDEDMLEIAGASMDFSMADDDPPLDREMGGFSSYNGGGMNGTSAMMDFLEEPLPGVGTYEDFNTIDWVREKSRDRDRHREITNRSKESTWALLHSVSDAFSGWLLMLLIGLLAGSLAGLIDISAHWMTDLKEGVCLAGFWFNHEHCCWKSNTTFTDRDKCPEWKSWSQLILGHGEGAFAYILNYLMYVIWALMFSLLAVLLVKGFAPYACGSGIPEIKTILSGFIIRGYLGKWTLVIKTVTLVLAVSSGLSLGKEGPLVHVACCCGNILCHLFTKYRKNEAKRREVLSAAAAAGVSVAFGAPIGGVLFSLEEVSYYFPLKTLWRSFFAALVAAFTLRSINPFGNSRLVLFYVEFHMPWHLLELVPFILLGIFGGLWGAFFIRSNIAWCRRRKTTRLGKYPVLEVIVVTAITAILAFPNEYTRMSTSELISELFNDCGILDSSKLCEYVNDFNSTKGDDLPDRAAGPGVYTAMWQLALALIMKVFITIFTFGMKVPSGLFIPSMAVGAIAGRLLGVAVEQLAFYHHDWAIFSGWCSPGADCITPGLYAMVGAAACLGGVTRMTVSLVVIMFELTGGLEYIVPLMAAAMTSKWVADAIGREGIYDAHIRLNGYPFLEAKEEFSHKTRAMDVMRPRKSDPPLTVITQDTMTVEDVETIVTSTTYSGYPVVVSRASQRLVGFVLRRDLIISIENARKKQDGIVSTSIICFTDYCPPLPPSSPSVLKLRSILDLSPFTVTDETPMEIVVDIFRKLGLRQCLVTHNGKLLGIITKKDVLKHIAQMANQDPDSILFN; the protein is encoded by the exons ATGGATCAGAAGGGCTTTCGTCGGGGGAGCTTCCAGAGTGCCACCAGCGATGAGGATATGCTGGAAATAGCTGGAGCATCCATGGATTTCTCCATGGCCGACGATGACCCGCCACTCGACAGGGAGATGGGAG GCTTCTCCTCGTATAATGGAGGAGGGATGAACGGCACGAGTGCCATGATGGATTTCCTGGAGGAGCCTCTTCCTGGCGTGGGCACCTACGAGGATTTTAACACCATAGACTGGGTGCGAGAGAAGTCCAGGGATCGAGACAGGCACAGGGAG ATCACCAACAGAAGCAAAGAGTCCACCTGGGCCCTGCTGCACAGTGTGAGCGATGCCTTCTCTGGCTGGCTGTTGATGCTCCTTATTGGTTTGTTGGCAG GTTCCTTGGCAGGTCTGATCGACATCTCTGCCCACTGGATGACAGATCTGAAGGAAGGAGTGTGTTTGGCAGGGTTCTGGTTCAACCAtgagcactgctgctggaaatccAACACCACCTTCACCGACAGGGACAAGTGTCCTGAGTGGAAGAGCTGGTCCCAGCTGATCCTTGGCCATGGAGAG GGGGCCTTTGCATATATCCTCAACTACTTAATGTATGTTATCTGGGCCTTGATGTTCTCCCtccttgctgtgctcctggtgAAGGGCTTTGCTCCCTATGCCTGTGGCTCAGGGATCCCAGAG ATCAAAACTATCTTAAGTGGTTTCATCATTAGAGGCTACCTGGGCAAGTGGACGCTGGTCATCAAAACCGTCACCCTAGTGCTGGCCGTGTCCTCGGGGCTgagcctgggcaaggagggGCCCCTGGTCCACGTggcctgctgctgtgggaacaTCCTGTGCCACCTCTTCACCAAGTACCGCAAGAACGAGGCCAAGCGCAGGGAG gtgctgtcagcagctgctgccgccGGTGTGTCTGTGGCTTTTGGAGCTCCCATTGGAGGAGTgctcttcagcctggaggag gTGAGTTACTACTTCCCTCTGAAGACCCTCTGGCGTTCCTTCTTCGCTGCACTGGTTGCTGCCTTCACCCTGCGCTCCATCAACCCCTTTGGCAACAGCCGCCTCGTGCTCTTCTATGTGGAGTTCCACATGCCATGGcatctgctggagctggtgcccTTCATCCTGCTGGGAATATTTGGTGGGCTCTGGGGAGCTTTCTTCATCCGCAGCAACATTGCCTGGTGCAGGCGGCGCAAGACGACGCGTCTGGGCAAGTACCCGGTTCTGGAGGTGATCGTGGTGACGGCCATCACAGCCATCCTGGCCTTCCCCAACGAATACACCAGGATGAGCACCAGCGAGCTGATCTCGGAGCTCTTCAATGACTGTGGGATTTTGGACTCGTCCAAGCTCTGCGAGTACGTGAACGATTTCAACAGCACCAAGGGGGATGATCTGCCTGACCGCGCCGCTGGCCCTGGCGTGTACACAGCCATGTGGCAGCTGGCACTGGCCCTCATCATGAAGGTCTTCATCACAATCTTCACCTTTGGCATGAAG GTGCCCTCAGGGCTCTTCATCCCCAGCATGGCCGTGGGGGCCATCGCAGGCCGGCTGCTGGGGGttgctgtggagcagctggcCTTCTACCACCATGACTGGGCCATCTTCAGCGGCTGGTGCAGCCCGGGGGCTGACTGCATCACCCCCGGCCTCTACGCCATGGTGGGCGCTGCCGCCTGTCTGG GGGGGGTGACCCGGATGACCGTGTCGCTGGTGGTCATCATGTTCGAGCTCACCGGGGGGCTGGAGTACATCGTGCCCCTGATGGCAGCAGCCATGACCAGCAAGTGGGTGGCCGACGCCATCGGCCGCGAGGGGATCTACGATGCCCACATCCGCCTCAACGGGTACCCCTTCCTGGAGGCCAAGGAGGAGTTCTCGCACAAGACACGGGCCATGGACGTGATGCGGCCGCGCAAGAGTGACCCTCCCCTGACAGTCATCACGCAGGACACCATGACCGTGGAGGACGTGGAGACCATCGTCACCAGCACCACCTACAGCGGCTACCCCGTGGTGGTGTCCCGGGCATCCCAGCGCCTGGTGGGGTTTGTCCTCAGGAGAGATCTCATCATTTCCATCG aaaATGCCCGGAAGAAGCAGGATGGGATCGTGAGCACCTCAATTATTTGTTTCACTGACTACTGTCCCCCCCTGCCTCCGAGCTCCCCATCTGTGCTGAAGCTCAGGAGCATCCTGGACCTCAGTCCCTTCACGGTGACAGACGAGACGCCCATGGAGATCGTGGTGGACATTTTCCGCAAGCTGGGATTGCGCCAGTGCCTGGTCACTCACAACGG gaaGCTGCTGGGGATCATTACCAAAAAGGATGTACTAAAGCACATTGCACAGATGGCCAACCAGGACCCCGATTCCATCCTCTTCAACTAG
- the LOC118698561 gene encoding H(+)/Cl(-) exchange transporter 5 isoform X2: MNGTSAMMDFLEEPLPGVGTYEDFNTIDWVREKSRDRDRHREITNRSKESTWALLHSVSDAFSGWLLMLLIGLLAGSLAGLIDISAHWMTDLKEGVCLAGFWFNHEHCCWKSNTTFTDRDKCPEWKSWSQLILGHGEGAFAYILNYLMYVIWALMFSLLAVLLVKGFAPYACGSGIPEIKTILSGFIIRGYLGKWTLVIKTVTLVLAVSSGLSLGKEGPLVHVACCCGNILCHLFTKYRKNEAKRREVLSAAAAAGVSVAFGAPIGGVLFSLEEVSYYFPLKTLWRSFFAALVAAFTLRSINPFGNSRLVLFYVEFHMPWHLLELVPFILLGIFGGLWGAFFIRSNIAWCRRRKTTRLGKYPVLEVIVVTAITAILAFPNEYTRMSTSELISELFNDCGILDSSKLCEYVNDFNSTKGDDLPDRAAGPGVYTAMWQLALALIMKVFITIFTFGMKVPSGLFIPSMAVGAIAGRLLGVAVEQLAFYHHDWAIFSGWCSPGADCITPGLYAMVGAAACLGGVTRMTVSLVVIMFELTGGLEYIVPLMAAAMTSKWVADAIGREGIYDAHIRLNGYPFLEAKEEFSHKTRAMDVMRPRKSDPPLTVITQDTMTVEDVETIVTSTTYSGYPVVVSRASQRLVGFVLRRDLIISIENARKKQDGIVSTSIICFTDYCPPLPPSSPSVLKLRSILDLSPFTVTDETPMEIVVDIFRKLGLRQCLVTHNGKLLGIITKKDVLKHIAQMANQDPDSILFN; encoded by the exons ATGAACGGCACGAGTGCCATGATGGATTTCCTGGAGGAGCCTCTTCCTGGCGTGGGCACCTACGAGGATTTTAACACCATAGACTGGGTGCGAGAGAAGTCCAGGGATCGAGACAGGCACAGGGAG ATCACCAACAGAAGCAAAGAGTCCACCTGGGCCCTGCTGCACAGTGTGAGCGATGCCTTCTCTGGCTGGCTGTTGATGCTCCTTATTGGTTTGTTGGCAG GTTCCTTGGCAGGTCTGATCGACATCTCTGCCCACTGGATGACAGATCTGAAGGAAGGAGTGTGTTTGGCAGGGTTCTGGTTCAACCAtgagcactgctgctggaaatccAACACCACCTTCACCGACAGGGACAAGTGTCCTGAGTGGAAGAGCTGGTCCCAGCTGATCCTTGGCCATGGAGAG GGGGCCTTTGCATATATCCTCAACTACTTAATGTATGTTATCTGGGCCTTGATGTTCTCCCtccttgctgtgctcctggtgAAGGGCTTTGCTCCCTATGCCTGTGGCTCAGGGATCCCAGAG ATCAAAACTATCTTAAGTGGTTTCATCATTAGAGGCTACCTGGGCAAGTGGACGCTGGTCATCAAAACCGTCACCCTAGTGCTGGCCGTGTCCTCGGGGCTgagcctgggcaaggagggGCCCCTGGTCCACGTggcctgctgctgtgggaacaTCCTGTGCCACCTCTTCACCAAGTACCGCAAGAACGAGGCCAAGCGCAGGGAG gtgctgtcagcagctgctgccgccGGTGTGTCTGTGGCTTTTGGAGCTCCCATTGGAGGAGTgctcttcagcctggaggag gTGAGTTACTACTTCCCTCTGAAGACCCTCTGGCGTTCCTTCTTCGCTGCACTGGTTGCTGCCTTCACCCTGCGCTCCATCAACCCCTTTGGCAACAGCCGCCTCGTGCTCTTCTATGTGGAGTTCCACATGCCATGGcatctgctggagctggtgcccTTCATCCTGCTGGGAATATTTGGTGGGCTCTGGGGAGCTTTCTTCATCCGCAGCAACATTGCCTGGTGCAGGCGGCGCAAGACGACGCGTCTGGGCAAGTACCCGGTTCTGGAGGTGATCGTGGTGACGGCCATCACAGCCATCCTGGCCTTCCCCAACGAATACACCAGGATGAGCACCAGCGAGCTGATCTCGGAGCTCTTCAATGACTGTGGGATTTTGGACTCGTCCAAGCTCTGCGAGTACGTGAACGATTTCAACAGCACCAAGGGGGATGATCTGCCTGACCGCGCCGCTGGCCCTGGCGTGTACACAGCCATGTGGCAGCTGGCACTGGCCCTCATCATGAAGGTCTTCATCACAATCTTCACCTTTGGCATGAAG GTGCCCTCAGGGCTCTTCATCCCCAGCATGGCCGTGGGGGCCATCGCAGGCCGGCTGCTGGGGGttgctgtggagcagctggcCTTCTACCACCATGACTGGGCCATCTTCAGCGGCTGGTGCAGCCCGGGGGCTGACTGCATCACCCCCGGCCTCTACGCCATGGTGGGCGCTGCCGCCTGTCTGG GGGGGGTGACCCGGATGACCGTGTCGCTGGTGGTCATCATGTTCGAGCTCACCGGGGGGCTGGAGTACATCGTGCCCCTGATGGCAGCAGCCATGACCAGCAAGTGGGTGGCCGACGCCATCGGCCGCGAGGGGATCTACGATGCCCACATCCGCCTCAACGGGTACCCCTTCCTGGAGGCCAAGGAGGAGTTCTCGCACAAGACACGGGCCATGGACGTGATGCGGCCGCGCAAGAGTGACCCTCCCCTGACAGTCATCACGCAGGACACCATGACCGTGGAGGACGTGGAGACCATCGTCACCAGCACCACCTACAGCGGCTACCCCGTGGTGGTGTCCCGGGCATCCCAGCGCCTGGTGGGGTTTGTCCTCAGGAGAGATCTCATCATTTCCATCG aaaATGCCCGGAAGAAGCAGGATGGGATCGTGAGCACCTCAATTATTTGTTTCACTGACTACTGTCCCCCCCTGCCTCCGAGCTCCCCATCTGTGCTGAAGCTCAGGAGCATCCTGGACCTCAGTCCCTTCACGGTGACAGACGAGACGCCCATGGAGATCGTGGTGGACATTTTCCGCAAGCTGGGATTGCGCCAGTGCCTGGTCACTCACAACGG gaaGCTGCTGGGGATCATTACCAAAAAGGATGTACTAAAGCACATTGCACAGATGGCCAACCAGGACCCCGATTCCATCCTCTTCAACTAG